From the genome of Odocoileus virginianus isolate 20LAN1187 ecotype Illinois chromosome 16, Ovbor_1.2, whole genome shotgun sequence, one region includes:
- the TUNAR gene encoding protein TUNAR isoform X2: MRCWVSLGRKIKTFATKMVITGGNDEDRGGQEKESKEESVLAMLGIIGTILNLIVIIFVYIYTTL; the protein is encoded by the coding sequence GTTAGTCTGGGGAGGAAGATAAAGACATTTGCCACCAAGATGGTAATCACGGGTGGAAATGATGAAGACAGAGGAGGCCAGGAAAAGGAGAGTAAAGAAGAGAGTGTCTTGGCGATGCTGGGGATTATTGGGACCATTCTGAACCTGATCGTCATCATATTTGTATACATCTACACCACTCTGTGA
- the TUNAR gene encoding protein TUNAR isoform X1 has translation MVITGGNDEDRGGQEKESKEESVLAMLGIIGTILNLIVIIFVYIYTTL, from the coding sequence ATGGTAATCACGGGTGGAAATGATGAAGACAGAGGAGGCCAGGAAAAGGAGAGTAAAGAAGAGAGTGTCTTGGCGATGCTGGGGATTATTGGGACCATTCTGAACCTGATCGTCATCATATTTGTATACATCTACACCACTCTGTGA